Below is a window of Streptomyces qaidamensis DNA.
CACAGCAGATAACCGTAGGAAGAGTTGAGGTCGAGGACCCCCGTATCACGGGCGATGCGCCACATCGTGGCGCCGTCTGCAGTATCAGGAGAGCCGAGGGGCGATACCTGGCAGGACGAATCCGTTTCCTTGCTGACTTTCATGTGCGACAAACCTAGATGGAGAAGTTGAAATGCGCAGCGCATGAATCTCTCACAACACTCATATCCGGGATGCCCGGTGACGGCCTGGAACCAGCCAAAGAGGGGCATAGCGGGGCGACATTTCAGGCATCTCCGTGTCGCGTTACGCTGCGATAACGATCCGGAAATTCGCTCGTTTGACACGCTTCTTATGGGGAATGGAAAGGTGCAGGATCAGGGTTTCCGTCCGACAGTGAATGGGCGCACGCCTGAATGACTCCGGCGGGAGATCCGCCGGAGCTGTTCGAGGGTTCAAGTGTTCTCGGTCGAATTCTCGGCGATCCGTCTTGGTGAATTCCCGGGATTCCTGGGTGCGCTTCCGTGTCGGATCGACGAGGAGTTTTCGGAACGGAACTCGCAATGCGTCTCGATCCCGAGCCGAGGAAAGTCATGCACGGCTGCCGGTGCGATTCCCGCTGTGTCTGCGCTCGCCAGGTAGGAGCAGCTCGCGTTCAGGCCGGGGATGGGCGGGGTGAAGTCGACTGCAGGCGACCGCAGTTGACAGGCGCCCAGCTCCGTGGAGATCGGAGGGGCCGCCGCCCTCCGGGTGGGAATCTTCTGCGGGGCGCGCTGTCGGTGTGCGTCACGCGGTGGACCTCTCCGGACGTTCGTTCGCGGTCGGCCCTCGACTCGCTCGGGCCGGGCCCCGGCCTTGGGGCCAACCTTGAGCCTATGCAACCTTTGCTTCGCGGAACCATTGCATATTCTTTACCGTTATGGAATCGAAGCCGATGGCGGCGGCCAGGAGTCGCCCCCTTGCCGGAAGGGGCCCTGCGCTGTGCCGTGTTGCTCCGGTGCTCGCTGTCGTCGGAGCGCTTGTGCTGTCTGCCGGTATGAGCCGCGTCGCCGCTGTTCTCTGGCCGCGCGGATCGCGGAGTCGGGTGACCGTGGGGCTTGCCGACCACGCCGGCCGGGCGCGCCATCAGGCGGTCGCCGCGTGCGCCTGCACAGCGCGCAGGGCGCTCTGGTGACTGAGCCAGCCGACAGGCTCGCCGTGCGCGCGGTCGAGGACCGGAACCCCGGTGCCTGCCGCCGACAGCAGGGCGTGCAGCGCCTGTGCGAGGGGCTGGTCCGCGACGACGACTGCCGACGGTTCGGCGAGCTGCCCGACCCGTGCGGGCGCGGCCTGCGGTTGCTCGGCCAGGGCCTCGGCAACGGCCTGGGCGGTCACCACTCCGACGTAGGCTCCGGCCTCGTCCACCATCGGCAGCACGCCGTGGCCGGACAGGCTCAACAGGTCCGCGGCGTCGGGGAGTGATGTGGATGACGGCAGGGGCGGGGGAAGGGGCTCCATGACGGTGCCGACCTGTTGGGAGCCGATGCGCGCCCCGGGTGCCGGGCCGTCGAGATCGATACCGCGCCGGCGCAGCTTCAGCGTGTACACGGTCTCGTGCGACAGCAGGCGGCTGGTGGCGGTGGCGAGGACGATCGCCAGCATCAGCGGCAGGATGATCGAGTACTCGCCGGTCAGCTCGAAGAGGATCACCACGGCGGTGATCGGCGCACGGGCGGCGCCGGCGAAGACGGCGCCCATGCCGACCAGCGCGTACGCGCCCACCGGCCCGGCCGTACCGGGCAGCAGATCGTGCGCCCCGATGCCGTATGCGGCACCGAACATCGCCCCGATGAACAGGCTGGGGGCGAAGACCCCGCCGGAACCGCCGATGCCGATGGTCAGGCTCGTCGCCAGCATCTTGCCCGCCAGCAGCACCAGCAGGAACCCGACTGCGTAGCCGCCTCCGGTGGCCTTCTCCAGCACCGGGTAGCCGACGCCGTACATCTCCGGCAGGGCGAGCAGCACCAGGCCGAGCAGCAGCCCGCCGATCGCCGGACGCAGCCACTCCGGGCCGCGCCAGAGCCAGTCGCAGGCGTCCTCGACCGCGTAAAGGAACCGGGAGAAGCCCACTCCGATCACGGCGGCGACGATGCCCAGCAGAGCGAACAGTCCGTACTGGACGAGGTGGTCGACGTGGAAGTCGGGCAGGTTCAGGAAGGCCACGTCCCCGAAGGCCGCCCGGCCGATCACACTTGCGGTCACGCTGGCGAGCACCGTCGCGCCGAAAGCCTCCGCGTTGAAGGTGCCCGTGATCAGCTCCATGGCGAAGAAGACGCCGGCCAGCGGAGCGTTGAAGGTGGCGGCGATGCCGCCCGCCGCGCCGCAGGCCACCAGAAGCTTCATCCGCCCCTCGGTCACCTTCGTCAGTCGGCCCAGCGTCGAGCCGAGCGCCGAGCCGATCTGCACGATCGGGCCCTCACGGCCCACCGAGCCGCCCGATCCGATGGTCAGCGCGGAGGCGAGCGTCTTGACGACGGCGACCTTGGGGCTGATCCGGCCTCCATGCTGGGCGACGGCCAGCATCACCTCGGGTACGCCGTGCCCCCGTGCCTCCTTGGCGAACCGGTGCACCAACGGCCCGTACAACAGGCCGCCCAGGACGGGGGCGAGGAGCACGAACCAGGGACCCAGCCACGGCACGTACGGGTTCCCGGAGCCGGGGGAGGCCGCGTAGTCGGCATGACCGGAGAAGAGGCGTGTGAAGGTCTCGATGCACCAGCGGAAGACGACCGAGCCCCCGCCGGCCCCGGCGCCGACGACCACGGCGAGGACCATCAGGGCCCAGGGCGCGGAGCCCCAACCCCCCAGGGTGCGCGGGGGTCGGAGACCGCTCGGCGCGGTCCCGGTCCATCGCTTCGCGGGCTGGGGGTCTGTGACCGCCTGGCTGTTGCGCATTGTTGCCCCTTCCATACCTTTGCATTATGCAAAAGCTGTCAAGGGGACTGCTCCACGTCAGGCGGGTGTGTGTACGGATACGGCTTGAGCGAGCCCCTGCGGGGGACCCGGGTTCCCTGCGCGGTGCGGATTGCTGTTGAGCACCGCGGTGATGAAGAGGCCGAGGAAGACGATGATGACGAACACGGTGATGGTGATCAGCCACCGATTGTGTCGCTCGTCTTCTTCCTCCTGGCTGTCGGTTCCCTCCTGGCGGTCGGTCGCCTCCCGCCTGTCAGTTCTCTCCTGGCGGTCGGTTTCCTTCTGGCTGTCGGTGGTCCCGTCGCGGGGCTCGTCGGGAAACTGCTGGTTGAGGGCGTCCATGACGGCGGCCAGCGACGGATCGTCCTGCGCGAGGCGCCGTTCGAGCTGCGCGATGATGCGTCCGTCGTTCATCTCGGGGTTCATGCTCGTCACCTCGGCCCTTGTGTGACGGGGTCGGCACCGGACGGCTCCTTCGGCTGTCGGAGCATGTCGACGAGGCGGAAGATCTCCATCGGCAGCGGGAAGATGAGGGTGGAGTTCCGTTCGGCGGAGATCTCCGCCATGGTGGACAGGATCCGCAGGTGGAGGGCCGCGGGGTGGCCTTCGAGGCGGTCGGCCGCGTCCGCGAGGGTCTCGGCGGCCTCGTACTCGCCTTTCGCGTGGATGACCTTGGCGCGCCGGTCGCGTTCGGCTTCGGCCTGGCGGGCCATGGCGCGGCGCATGGCCTCGGGCAGTTCGACGTCCTTGACCTCGACGAGGGTGACCTTGACGCCCCACGGGTCGGTGACGCCGTCGATGATGCGCTGGAGCCGCTGGTTGATCTCGTCCCGGTTGATCAGCAGCTCGTCGAGATCGACCTGGCCGAGGATGCTGCGCAGTGTGGTCTGGGCGATCTGTGAGGTGCCCTGAACATGATCCTCGATGGCCACGACGGAGCGGTTGGGATCGACGACGTTGAAGTAGGTGACGGCGTTGACCCGGACCGTGACGTTGTCCTTGGTGATGACGTCCTGCGGGGGAATGTCCATGGTGATGGTCCGCAGGGAGACGCGGACCATGCGGTCCACCACGGGGATGATGAAGAAGAGGCCGGGCCCTTTGGCGCCGATGATCCGGCCGAGGCGGAAGATCACCCCGCGTTCGTACTCGGGCACGATCTTCACCGAGGCCATCAGCAGCATGAGCAGGACGACCGCGCCGATGATGATGCCGATCAATCCGGTGTCCATGGTCTGTCCTCCTGTTCGTTCCGGGGGCCGTCGTCGGCGTCGACGAGGAGTTCGAGCCCCGCGACTTCCACGACGCGTACGCGCTGTCCTGCGGCGACGGGGGCGGTGCGCCCGCGGACGGCCCACCAGGCGCCGTCGAGGAACATTTGCCCGGTCTCGCCCTCGACCCGGCGCACGACGGCAACGCGGCCCAGCAGGCCCTCGTGCCCTGTGGTCGCGGGCGCCCTGCGCGCTCGCCAGGCCAGCCGCCCGGCGAGTACCGCGCCACCGCCGACCGCCACCGCGGTGGGCCACAGCACAGCGGGATCGACCCCGAGTTCACCGCGGAAGAGCAGGATCCCGGCGAAGACGAGGGCGACGGCCCCGCCCGCGGCGAAGACACCGACCCCGGGCGTGAGCACCTCCGCGGCGAACAGGGCCGCGGCCAGGAACAGCAGCAGAAGACCGGCGACGTTGAAGGGCAGCACGCTCAGCGCCACGAAGCCGAGCACGAGCAGGACCACACCGATGACGCCGCCCACCCCCACGCCCGGGCTCGCCAGCTCATAGATCACGGCCAGGGTCCCGATCGACAGGAAGAGAAACGCCAGCTCCGGACTGGCCAGCAACTGCCGGACCTCACCGAAGAACCCGAGGTCGTGCGTCTCGACCCGGGCGTCCGCCGTGTTCAGCACGACCTCGTGCTCCGCGCCCTGCGCGCCCACGACGACTCGTTGGCCGTCCACCTCGTCGAGCAGAGCCCCACGTGAGGACGCCACGAGGTCGACCACGTCGGTGCGGGCGGCCTCACGGTCGGACACCGAGGTGCCCTCACGGACCATGTCCCGGGCGAAGTCGGTGCTGCGGCCCCGTTGCTCGGCGATGGACACGGCGAACGCGACCGAGTCGTTGACCACCTTCTCGCTCGCCTCCTCGCCCTGGCCCGTCACCGGGGTGCCGGCCCCGATATGGGTCCCGGGGGCCATGGCGGCCACGTGCGCGGACATCGTGATGTAGGCACCCGCGGACGCCGCGCGGGCGCCCGGCGGGGTGACGTACACGATGACGGGGACGTCCGAGGCGAGAAACCCCTGCACGATCTCCCGGGTCGACTGCAGCAGACCCCCGGGGGTGTCCATCTCGATCACATAGGCCGCGTGCCCTTCCCGCCCGGCCGCGCGCAGCCCCTCCTCAAGGTGATCAGCGATGACGGGGGTGATCGTGCCGTCGACCCGCGTGACGAGCACCGACGACGACTGCGCCGTGCTCATGGCCGGTGCGGCCAGAAGGCAGGCAAGCGCTGTCAGGAGGATCCCGACGACCCTCCGGACCACAGGCGCTGAGCGGAGTCGGGGCATACCGCCGGGCCCCCTTGTCGCTGACACCCGTCCTGACCGTTGCGGCCCCTGCCACGGACGCTTGTCGAGTGGATACCCCTGCGGTCCGGCCGAAGAGGGTGTCGCGTCCGTTCAACGGTGGCCGTTTCGGGCCCGTGCAGTTTGCCGAGCTACGGCAATCTGCACGGAGTTGAAGGGGCTCCCGCCGGCTGAGCAGGCGAACGGCTGCCCCTCATCGCCGAAACGACGGGCTGGCCTTCCGGACAGAAGCCGCCCGGCCGCACCCTTCACGTCCAGCTGAGCTGTCCCACTCCTTCCGGGCAGCGGCAAATGCAAGGAGACCCGCCGAAGTGGGCGAACGAGGCGATCCCGAGATGACCACCAGCAGCCACCCCCGCACCGACGGCACGGGGAACGGACAGCCGCACGAGGAGGTGCTGGCCCGGGCCCTGGTGCGGTTCGGCAAGCCGAGCGCCGAGGAGCGGTCCCGCCTGCGCAGGGAAGCGGAGCATGCCGCTGACGACGGCACCCCACTGCGCCAACTCGATCTTCCTGATTGACCGAAGCGGCTCGGTCCTCCAGCGCCAGGGGCGCGACGATCAGGCGACGCGCCCTCCGCCGCCCTCGGACTCTTCCTCTTCGTCGGGCAGATGGACGTCATGGACGGCGATGTTCACCTCCACGACTTCCAGGCCGGTCATGTTCTCCACTGCCTGGATGACGTTGGCGCGTACGTCCCCGGCGGTGTCGACGATGGAGGCGCCGTACTCGACGATGACGTCCAGGTCCACAGCCGCCTGACGCTCACCCACCTCGACGCTGACCCCTCGGGTGATGTCGCCGCTCGCGCCGGGTACGCGTTCCTTCACTGCCCCGAACGCCCTGGCCATTCCTCCGCCGAGGTTGTGGATCTCGGGGATCTCGCGGGCGGCCATGCCCGCGATCTTGGCTACGACCCTGTCCGCGACAGTGGTGTCCCCGCGCATCCCGCCAGGAGCGTCGGTACCCCTGCGGCCTTTCAGCGTCGTCCCCTTCTCGCCCGCCTCGTTGCGGGATCTCGTCCCCGCGTTGGCGCTGGTGCGGTCCGTGGTCTCCGGCATGGTGGTCACCTCACGCTCTCGGAGCTGGCTTGCGAGCGTTGCCATCCCTTCAAACTCTAGGCCTATTGGACTTAACGGGGAAAAGCTGACCCTGTCGGCAGTAGCTGGGCGTCCGCGGGGAGGGCTTGCTGATTGGAGAGGGCGATGGCCAGGGCTCCGGCGGCCGTCGGGTGCAGCGGGGCGCGGTCCGCCGGCCCTTGGACGTACGGCTGGGCACTGCACAGGCGGTGTCCTTCGAAGTCCGGTTTCACCGTGGTGAAGCCCGCGGTCTCGGCTCCCTGGCGCAGGACCGAGTTGAGGGCGGCCAGTCGTGAGCTCAGCACCTCTGCTTTGCGCCGGGTGAGACCTTCATCGCTCAGGCAGCTGACGTCCGGGCCGAAGGGGTCGTAGTACTCGTTGACCAGCACCGTCGGGTGCTGGGGGAGGGCGGCCAGGCGGCGCAGGAGCGTGCGGTAGTCCAGGGCGAAGCGCGCGAGGCGGTTCTGGAAGAACGCCGTTGAGGCACGGTCGTCGCACGACGGAGAGATCGCGCACAGCTGGACCAGGTCCGACCAGCGCACGTCGTTGGCCCCGACACTGACCATGACGGCGAACGCCTCGGTGGCTCGCTGCGCCTGGGCGAACTGGGGTGGGGCCACCCGTTCTCCGAGAATCTGTACACCCAGGACGCCGTCGCGGACCGTGGCGCCGGAGCAGGCGAGGTTGAGTACCTTCCAGTCGTTGGCACGGGCCAGCGCCTGGGGGTACGAGTCCGCACTGCGCTGACATGCCCGGTCGAGGTCGCTGGGGTCGGGCAGAGGGCGGTTGCCGGTGCCCGCGGCGGTCGAGTCTCCCAGGGCCACCGCCCGCACCTCGCCCAGGGGCGGGCCTTCGGCCCTGGGTACCGGGGCCAAAGGGCTGGCGCCGACGAGATCTCGCAGCGACCGTACCTCGCGCAGCACCTGCGGGGTGTCCGAGGCCATCAGGTGGAGACCGACGGTGTTGACCGCGGTGACCAGGGCGAGGCCGGTGGCCAGGACCAGGACGGTCCTGCCGGGCGGTATGCGGCGCAGGCCCGTCCAGGCGAGCAGCGGAAGCGTAACCAGCCCGGCGGCCACCGCGGTCTCCCACGCGCCGTAGCGGATCCAGCCCGATGCCAGCTTCCGGCCCACCTCCAGGGTGAGCCGTTCGTGATCGCCGGACCGCAGGAGGCGGGCCACCTCCGCGTCCTCGTTGATGCGGGTCAGCTCCAGCCGGGGCCTGATCGGCCCGTCGAAGTGCGGTTTTGTCGGGATCGTCTGGCCGAACAGATCGAGCTGACCGGGGCCGGACAGGCTCCACCCGAGCGGGGCGGCGCCCACGCGCACCGTCTGGCCTGCCGCGGACACCGGTTGCAGCGGGGTGATCCGCACAGCCAGCCACACCGCGGCCAGTGCCAGCCCCGACAGCCCCAGGGCGTACCAAGCGATGATCACTGCCCTGTGTCGCCCCCGGCCGGGTTCGCGCCGCGCCGGTCGTTGCCGCCTGGGTTTCACTTCATGGAAGCGTTGCGCGGTACGGGCGGTTACCCGCTCGCTCATCCCCCTCGGCCATCGCACCGGCGCAACCGTCATTCCGGTGACGGGGATGTCAGTCCCGGTGCGTCGGTGGCGTCGTCGTCGACGTATGTGGGGATCTGGGAGTGCACCTGCAGGGCGATCTCGCCGACGCGTTCGAAGCGGAGGGTGATCCATACATAGTCTCCGCCCCGGATCTGCCGGCGCAGGTCTCTGAGCACCAGGTGCGCGCGCCCCTTCTCCAGCTCCACGAGTTTGCCGGAAGGGAGTGCGACCGGCCCTCGTACGGCGCCGTCGGCGTTCACGATGTCGACGGACCGTGCGACGGTCGTCTCCGCGCCGAGCAGCCTGCCGGTGCTCTGCCCCTGGTTGAACAACCAAACGTAGAAGGGAGCGTCGTCCCCCGTCTCCCACGGGCCGTTTGGGGGTTCGGCGATATGGGCGTAACGAATCAGGACCGGACCGACACGCGCGTTGGCACCAGGGGGGTTGTACCCGTTCTCCTCACTGCTGCACCCGGTGACGCCCCAGACAGCGGCGAGACAGCCCACCACCATGAACGTGACCGCCCTGCGCCACGGATTCGATGTCCTCATGGGAAGTTTCATGCCGTTCCTTCTGGTTCGGGTGGCACACATTCGATGCTGTCAGGCATGCCACGCCACCACTGTGGTGCTTCAGCCGTTGGTCCGGTCGGAGGAACGGGACAGACGGCGAGGGCTGCAGGCGCCCGTGCTCCGCGGCATCCCGGCCGGTCTGCGGTCATGGACGTGCTGGGCTGGTCGTTGTGAGCGGGGGCGAGAGCAGCCTTGCCGATCACGGCTGCCGAGAACCACGCCGACAGCTTCTTCCACGGAGTAGGCCGCGTCGTCGATCGCGGCGACCGGGGACTTCGACGCGGCACTGGCGGCCGGAGAGTCGCTCCTCGAGACCCTGCCACCACCGCCTGGGCCTGCATCCGGGGCGCGCCGCGAAGGCCCGCTGTCTGAAGCTGTGCGAACTCAGCCCTTCAAGAGCGATCGACCGTGGGCGCTCCTGGCATGTGCGAGGCACCGGGCATGAGCCGTCGAGCAGTGCCGCAAGGGTGGCATCGCTGTGCGGCCGGCAGAACAGGAGATTCCGATGCGCGTCACTGCGGGGCGGTGACCACCACCGCATAGCTGCCGACTCCGATGAGGTGGTCGCCCGGGATCTGCTCCTCACCGGTCAGCAGGTGGGCGACGCGTCCTGACTGCTCGTCGAACTCGACGTCCATCACGGTGCCCTTCTCGAGCCCCGTTTCGGTCAGAACGGCCTTGCCGACGGGGTCGTGAACGGCGTGGGCGTGATCGCCGGTGTCCATGTCCTTCTCGTCGCGGATGCGGTCGGCCTCCTCGATGGACACCGCGTCCGGTCCGAAGGACTGGACGTCTTCCCAGTGGAGAGAGTGATGTCCGCGTCCCCGCGTCTTCAGGCGCAGACCGGAGATACGCGACGGCGAAGGGGCGACGGTGCACGCGGCGACCGTTCCGATGGTCTCGGCCGTCGCCAGGTCCACGACGGCCCTGCCCTGGGCTCTGCTGAGCAGCATCGGTCAGCCCTCCTGCGGGTCGTGAGGGAGGTGGTCGCGCAGCCCCGCCGCGGCGGCACCGAACCCTCCGAGGTCCCCCGCGCTGTGCTCTGCGGTGGCGTCGGGGACGAGGATGCGTTCACCGGAAACGGTGACGGGGCCGGCGACGGGCAGGAGAACACGTCGGCGCTCGGCGGTTTCCACCTCGTAGCCCGCCACCGCCGGATTCCGGCCGGTCGCGATGACAGCGTCGGTGACGGTTCCCAGCCGTGTGCCGCTGCGGGTCGTGATCGCGACACCCAGTACGTCGACCCCGGCGCGCTCGTCCTCGCCCGGCCCGGCGGCGGTGTCGTCCTCCTCCAGTGCGTTCTCGTCGCGGACCATGACCGCGTGGGGTCCCAGGGCGTGGACGTTCCTCCAGAGCAACGCGCGGTGGAGCGGACCGGCGAGCAGGCCGCGGCCGGCGAGGGTGAAGCATCGGATGTCGCCGGTCGAGGAGTCGAAGACGAGGTCCTTGACCTGGCCGATGTCGTCCCCCGCCAGGGTCACCACGGGCTTCTTGGCGATCTCGCCGGCTCGCATGTAGACGGTCATGACGTCCGTCCTTCCCCTTCGCCCGGGGGACGGCGACCCTGCGCTATCACTCCACCGGACCGGCGCCGCGCTTGGAGCACCGCGACGCAGACGGCGACGGCGGCGAGGATCGCGAGCGCGATGATGAGCCAGCTCCACCATTCCATTTCGGTGCTCCTCTTCGCCCGGACGGCAACCCCGTGCGTCTACTTTTTCAGGATCTCTCCGGACATGTTCCGGTGTCGAGCGGACAGGGACAGCCGTGCGCCGGTAGGCGTCGTCACGTGGCGGGGAGGGTGAGGGTGCCGTCGTCGTAGTCGACGGTGATCGAGCCGAAGTCGCTGAGCACATCCGAACCGAGCAGGCCCTGAATGCCTCGGCTTCCCCTGGGCGGCCCCAGGTCGATGACCGTGACCTCACCCGGGTCGAGACGTATCTCGCCGACCTCCCACCGGTCCACCCGGGCGACGGGAACCTCCCCGGTGCCGATGATCCCGCTCACCGAGCGTCGCTCGCCGGTGCGTTCCAGGCCCACACGGTCGGCGACCTCCTCGCCGACGACGCTCGTGGAGGCCCCGGTGTCCAGGGCGAAAGAGAAGGGCCCCCGGCCTT
It encodes the following:
- a CDS encoding PRC-barrel domain-containing protein is translated as MTVYMRAGEIAKKPVVTLAGDDIGQVKDLVFDSSTGDIRCFTLAGRGLLAGPLHRALLWRNVHALGPHAVMVRDENALEEDDTAAGPGEDERAGVDVLGVAITTRSGTRLGTVTDAVIATGRNPAVAGYEVETAERRRVLLPVAGPVTVSGERILVPDATAEHSAGDLGGFGAAAAGLRDHLPHDPQEG
- a CDS encoding copper chaperone PCu(A)C, which codes for MRTSNPWRRAVTFMVVGCLAAVWGVTGCSSEENGYNPPGANARVGPVLIRYAHIAEPPNGPWETGDDAPFYVWLFNQGQSTGRLLGAETTVARSVDIVNADGAVRGPVALPSGKLVELEKGRAHLVLRDLRRQIRGGDYVWITLRFERVGEIALQVHSQIPTYVDDDATDAPGLTSPSPE
- a CDS encoding PRC-barrel domain-containing protein → MLLSRAQGRAVVDLATAETIGTVAACTVAPSPSRISGLRLKTRGRGHHSLHWEDVQSFGPDAVSIEEADRIRDEKDMDTGDHAHAVHDPVGKAVLTETGLEKGTVMDVEFDEQSGRVAHLLTGEEQIPGDHLIGVGSYAVVVTAPQ
- a CDS encoding slipin family protein, which translates into the protein MDTGLIGIIIGAVVLLMLLMASVKIVPEYERGVIFRLGRIIGAKGPGLFFIIPVVDRMVRVSLRTITMDIPPQDVITKDNVTVRVNAVTYFNVVDPNRSVVAIEDHVQGTSQIAQTTLRSILGQVDLDELLINRDEINQRLQRIIDGVTDPWGVKVTLVEVKDVELPEAMRRAMARQAEAERDRRAKVIHAKGEYEAAETLADAADRLEGHPAALHLRILSTMAEISAERNSTLIFPLPMEIFRLVDMLRQPKEPSGADPVTQGPR
- a CDS encoding chloride channel protein; the encoded protein is MVLAVVVGAGAGGGSVVFRWCIETFTRLFSGHADYAASPGSGNPYVPWLGPWFVLLAPVLGGLLYGPLVHRFAKEARGHGVPEVMLAVAQHGGRISPKVAVVKTLASALTIGSGGSVGREGPIVQIGSALGSTLGRLTKVTEGRMKLLVACGAAGGIAATFNAPLAGVFFAMELITGTFNAEAFGATVLASVTASVIGRAAFGDVAFLNLPDFHVDHLVQYGLFALLGIVAAVIGVGFSRFLYAVEDACDWLWRGPEWLRPAIGGLLLGLVLLALPEMYGVGYPVLEKATGGGYAVGFLLVLLAGKMLATSLTIGIGGSGGVFAPSLFIGAMFGAAYGIGAHDLLPGTAGPVGAYALVGMGAVFAGAARAPITAVVILFELTGEYSIILPLMLAIVLATATSRLLSHETVYTLKLRRRGIDLDGPAPGARIGSQQVGTVMEPLPPPLPSSTSLPDAADLLSLSGHGVLPMVDEAGAYVGVVTAQAVAEALAEQPQAAPARVGQLAEPSAVVVADQPLAQALHALLSAAGTGVPVLDRAHGEPVGWLSHQSALRAVQAHAATA
- a CDS encoding Asp23/Gls24 family envelope stress response protein, whose protein sequence is MATLASQLREREVTTMPETTDRTSANAGTRSRNEAGEKGTTLKGRRGTDAPGGMRGDTTVADRVVAKIAGMAAREIPEIHNLGGGMARAFGAVKERVPGASGDITRGVSVEVGERQAAVDLDVIVEYGASIVDTAGDVRANVIQAVENMTGLEVVEVNIAVHDVHLPDEEEESEGGGGRVA
- a CDS encoding SGNH/GDSL hydrolase family protein, which gives rise to MIIAWYALGLSGLALAAVWLAVRITPLQPVSAAGQTVRVGAAPLGWSLSGPGQLDLFGQTIPTKPHFDGPIRPRLELTRINEDAEVARLLRSGDHERLTLEVGRKLASGWIRYGAWETAVAAGLVTLPLLAWTGLRRIPPGRTVLVLATGLALVTAVNTVGLHLMASDTPQVLREVRSLRDLVGASPLAPVPRAEGPPLGEVRAVALGDSTAAGTGNRPLPDPSDLDRACQRSADSYPQALARANDWKVLNLACSGATVRDGVLGVQILGERVAPPQFAQAQRATEAFAVMVSVGANDVRWSDLVQLCAISPSCDDRASTAFFQNRLARFALDYRTLLRRLAALPQHPTVLVNEYYDPFGPDVSCLSDEGLTRRKAEVLSSRLAALNSVLRQGAETAGFTTVKPDFEGHRLCSAQPYVQGPADRAPLHPTAAGALAIALSNQQALPADAQLLPTGSAFPR
- a CDS encoding NfeD family protein, whose translation is MSTAQSSSVLVTRVDGTITPVIADHLEEGLRAAGREGHAAYVIEMDTPGGLLQSTREIVQGFLASDVPVIVYVTPPGARAASAGAYITMSAHVAAMAPGTHIGAGTPVTGQGEEASEKVVNDSVAFAVSIAEQRGRSTDFARDMVREGTSVSDREAARTDVVDLVASSRGALLDEVDGQRVVVGAQGAEHEVVLNTADARVETHDLGFFGEVRQLLASPELAFLFLSIGTLAVIYELASPGVGVGGVIGVVLLVLGFVALSVLPFNVAGLLLLFLAAALFAAEVLTPGVGVFAAGGAVALVFAGILLFRGELGVDPAVLWPTAVAVGGGAVLAGRLAWRARRAPATTGHEGLLGRVAVVRRVEGETGQMFLDGAWWAVRGRTAPVAAGQRVRVVEVAGLELLVDADDGPRNEQEDRPWTPD
- a CDS encoding retropepsin-like aspartic protease family protein; this encodes MTAPLLAGCVVVGDRDDPSASRTSPGAARDVPLRVIERDGRTLAFVPVSIEGRGPFSFALDTGASTSVVGEEVADRVGLERTGERRSVSGIIGTGEVPVARVDRWEVGEIRLDPGEVTVIDLGPPRGSRGIQGLLGSDVLSDFGSITVDYDDGTLTLPAT
- a CDS encoding DUF3040 domain-containing protein produces the protein MNPEMNDGRIIAQLERRLAQDDPSLAAVMDALNQQFPDEPRDGTTDSQKETDRQERTDRREATDRQEGTDSQEEEDERHNRWLITITVFVIIVFLGLFITAVLNSNPHRAGNPGPPQGLAQAVSVHTPA